The following are from one region of the Candidatus Hydrogenedentota bacterium genome:
- a CDS encoding peptidylprolyl isomerase, which yields MRIRFETKSWMLSFVLGVSCLALFLPLRAFSGETEPPPAPAAVEQQPQIPPIVAKVEDEVITGEEFQQAMFNAMRMKAAQSARDPNHDPNQPPEGLDRDDAERVLQSMIRSKAIYALAKKAETTVSDEEVNEAFEKAKARIPAEQFGEILKDRGMTETDFKGKLREQLVSQKFFEEKTKDVSVSEEEVKKAYEELKAAGRMEKPETANVSHILILAPKDGPEEDVAKAKKDIDAARERVVTKKEDFAEVAKEVSQDKSSAPRGGLYEDVPRGRMVPEFEQRMFELPLDEVSEPFQTQYGWHIMKVHSREAAATLTYDEVKDNVRRAAENKAKGDAFREYLTTALDSLKIEILLPKKEEAAGATEAPVEKPKASSEETELPEEPS from the coding sequence ATGCGGATACGGTTTGAAACGAAGTCGTGGATGCTGTCATTTGTACTTGGTGTTTCGTGCCTGGCTCTGTTCCTGCCGCTTCGGGCGTTCTCGGGAGAGACGGAGCCTCCCCCAGCGCCTGCGGCGGTAGAACAACAACCGCAAATCCCGCCCATTGTGGCCAAGGTCGAAGACGAGGTAATCACGGGTGAAGAGTTCCAGCAGGCCATGTTCAACGCCATGCGGATGAAGGCGGCCCAGTCGGCAAGAGACCCCAACCACGACCCGAATCAACCGCCGGAAGGACTCGACAGAGACGATGCGGAACGCGTATTGCAGTCCATGATTCGCAGCAAAGCCATATACGCGCTGGCCAAGAAGGCGGAAACCACGGTTTCTGACGAAGAAGTCAACGAGGCCTTCGAAAAGGCCAAAGCCCGTATACCGGCAGAGCAATTTGGAGAGATTCTCAAGGACCGGGGGATGACGGAAACCGATTTCAAGGGCAAGTTGCGCGAACAGCTTGTTTCACAGAAGTTCTTTGAAGAGAAGACGAAGGACGTTTCGGTTTCGGAAGAAGAGGTAAAGAAAGCTTACGAGGAACTGAAAGCGGCCGGGCGGATGGAGAAGCCCGAGACGGCCAATGTGTCGCACATCCTCATCCTCGCGCCGAAGGACGGCCCCGAAGAGGACGTGGCCAAGGCTAAGAAAGACATTGACGCAGCCCGCGAGCGCGTAGTGACGAAGAAGGAGGATTTCGCCGAGGTGGCGAAGGAGGTCTCGCAGGACAAGTCCTCCGCCCCGAGAGGCGGTCTATACGAGGATGTTCCCCGCGGGAGGATGGTGCCGGAATTCGAGCAGCGTATGTTTGAACTGCCTCTCGATGAGGTCAGTGAGCCGTTTCAGACCCAGTATGGATGGCATATCATGAAGGTGCACAGCCGCGAAGCAGCGGCCACCCTGACCTATGATGAAGTGAAAGACAACGTCCGCCGCGCCGCTGAGAACAAGGCGAAGGGCGATGCATTCCGCGAGTATCTCACAACCGCGCTCGACAGTCTCAAGATTGAAATCCTTCTGCCAAAGAAGGAAGAGGCGGCTGGGGCAACAGAAGCTCCTGTCGAGAAACCGAAAGCGTCAAGCGAAGAAACCGAGCTTCCGGAAGAACCCTCGTGA
- a CDS encoding Gfo/Idh/MocA family oxidoreductase codes for MIDMADLGYGIIGCGNIAPMHAEAIQAIEGARLVAVSDVVEQSAQRLAERFGATPYTDYLELLKREDVHVVNLCIPSGLRAEAGMACARAGKHIISEKPLEVNTERIDALLKAVEEAGVKLACIFQNRFADGSRLVRKALDEGRFGKLVLGDAYIKWYRSDEYYKSGTWRGTRRLDGGGCLMNQGIHQIDLLLWFFGPVKSVFARTSLVGHKGLEVEDLACAILEFENGSMGVIEGSTAVWPGHPARLEVHGDQGSAILEDGNLHFWKFKNERPEDETIRSEMPKAAAGAGASDPMANVTHEGHRRQIEDFTQAVRDNRPPLIDGKEGRRAVALIEAIYRSAQSGKPVTL; via the coding sequence ATGATAGACATGGCAGATTTGGGGTATGGCATTATCGGATGTGGCAACATTGCGCCCATGCATGCGGAGGCTATCCAGGCGATCGAAGGGGCGCGTCTGGTGGCTGTCTCGGATGTTGTTGAACAGAGCGCGCAGCGGTTAGCTGAGCGTTTCGGGGCCACCCCGTATACGGACTATCTTGAACTGTTGAAGCGTGAGGACGTACATGTTGTAAACCTTTGCATACCAAGCGGTTTGCGCGCCGAGGCCGGCATGGCATGCGCTCGGGCCGGCAAACATATCATCTCGGAAAAGCCTCTTGAGGTGAATACCGAGCGGATCGATGCGCTCCTTAAGGCGGTCGAAGAGGCCGGGGTAAAACTCGCGTGCATTTTCCAGAATCGTTTTGCGGACGGCTCGAGACTGGTCAGGAAAGCCCTCGACGAAGGGCGGTTCGGGAAGCTCGTACTTGGCGACGCGTATATCAAGTGGTACCGGTCAGACGAGTACTACAAGAGTGGAACGTGGCGGGGCACGCGGCGCTTGGACGGTGGCGGTTGCCTGATGAATCAGGGCATCCACCAGATTGACCTTCTGCTGTGGTTCTTCGGGCCGGTCAAAAGCGTCTTTGCGCGCACCAGTCTGGTGGGTCATAAAGGCCTCGAAGTCGAGGACCTCGCGTGTGCCATCCTTGAATTCGAGAATGGCTCGATGGGCGTAATCGAAGGCAGTACCGCGGTTTGGCCGGGTCACCCGGCGCGCCTCGAGGTGCACGGCGACCAGGGGAGCGCTATCCTGGAAGACGGCAACCTGCACTTCTGGAAATTCAAGAACGAGCGGCCCGAGGACGAGACGATCCGGTCGGAAATGCCCAAGGCCGCTGCGGGTGCAGGGGCCTCTGACCCCATGGCCAACGTCACGCACGAGGGCCATCGGCGTCAGATCGAAGATTTTACGCAAGCTGTGCGCGACAATCGGCCGCCGTTGATAGATGGCAAAGAAGGGCGGCGGGCTGTTGCTCTGATCGAAGCCATTTACCGTTCGGCCCAGAGCGGTAAGCCGGTTACCTTATAA